Sequence from the Neisseria subflava genome:
ACCATTTGCCGACATTGGTAAAGGAAGCGGAAACAGGGTCGGTCGCCATAAACAGCATACCGATGGCGAAGCCGCCGACTACCAAGTGCCAGTACCAAGGCATGGAGAACATGGCGTTGGTGTCCGAACCGATGAAGTTAAACAACGAAGACATGGCAATCATACCGATCATCACGCCGGTGATAATGCGCCAAGAGGCAATGCGGGTGAACACGATAAACGCGCCGCCGATTAAGAGCGCCAAAGTGGATACTTCGCCGATTGAGCCGGGCACGTTACCGATAAACGCATCCATCCAAGAGATGTTTTGACCGGTTACAGCGTTTTTCAGGCCGTCTGCACCGTGTGCCGCCCATTGCGCCAAAGCAGTAGCACCGGAATAGCCGTCAACCGCAGTCCAAATGGTATCGCCGGTAATATTGGCAGGGTAGGCGAAGAACAGGAACGCACGGCCTGCAAGAGCAGGGTTCATGAAGTTTTTACCCGTACCGCCGAATACTTCTTTTGCAACCACAACACCGAAAGAAATACCCAAAGCCGCTTGCCACAAAGGCAGGGTAGGGGGAACGATCAAAGCAAACAGAATCGAAGTTACGAAGAAACCTTCGTTGATTTCGTGTTTGCGTACAGTGGCGAACAAGACTTCCCAGAAGCCGCCCACAACAAATACAGTCGCGTAAATCGGGAGGAAGAAAATCGCGCCGAACAGCATTTTGCCCAACACGCCCGCTTCAGACGACATATTGATGCCCAAAGCGTTGGCAAGGGCGTAATGCCAGTCGTTGGCGATGTTTTGTTGCAGCAAATCAGGCGTTAACGCACCGAATGCCTGTACGCCGACGTTGTACATACCGTAGAACATGGCAGGGAACAAAGCCAGCCACACCAAAATCATCATGCGCTTGGAGTCGAGCGCGTCGCGGACGTGCGCCGCTTTGCGTGTTACCGCTCCGGATGTATAGAAAATCGTCGCCGCAGCTTCGTAGAGGGCATACCATTTTTCATGTTTGCCGCCCGGCAGGAAGTGCGGTTCGATTTTTTCAAGAAAATGTTTCAAGCCCATAATCAGCCTTCCTTCTCAATGGTTTCCAGCACCTTGCGCAACAGCGGGCCGTATTCGTATTTGCCCGGGCAGACGAAGCTGCACAAAGCGAGGTCTTCTTCGTCCAATTCCAAGCAACCCAGTGCCTGAGCGCTGTCAGTATCGCCGACGATTAAATCGCGCAAGAGCAGGGTAGGCAGGATGTCCAAGGGCATCACGCGTTCGTAAGTGCCGATCGGTACCATGGCGCGGTCACCGCCGTTGACGGCTGTGTTGAACTTGAAGAGTTTGTTTTTCAGGAAATGGCCGAGGGTTGTGCGCGTGATGGAGTATTTGTCCGGCTGCGGCGCAACCCAGCCGAACAGCTCTTTGCTGCGGCCTTCTTCGATAACCGAAATCTGATTGTGGTAGCGGCCGAGGTAATCGTGCGCGCCTTGTGCAATCGCGCCGTTCAATACTGAGCCGGAAATCACGCGGTTGTCTGCATCAACCAATTCGCCCGCAGTAATTTGCGATACTTTCGCACCCAAAACGGTACGCAAGAGGCGCGGTTTGTTGACTTGAGAGCCACCCAAGGCAATCACGCGCTCGGTGTTCAGACGGCCTGTTGTAAACAAACGGCCAATGGCAATCACATCTTGATAATTGACGGTCCAAACGGTTTTGTTCGCACCGACTGGCTCGATGAAATGAATGTGCGTTCCACTCAAACCGGCAGGATGCGGACCGCCAAATTCATGTGTTTCGATGTTGGCAGCGTTTTCAGACGGCACGTCTGCGCCGGCTGCTTTACACACATGGATTTTACGTTCGGTCAGGCGGCTCAATACCAACAGGCCGCGTTTGAAGTCTTCGGCGGCTTCTTTGATGATGACCGTAGGATCGGCAGCCAGCGGATTGGTGTCCATCGCATTGACGAAGATGGCGAACGGTTCGGCATCAACGGCAGGAATTTTGCTGAACGGACGGGTGCGCAGCGCAGTCCACAAACCGGATTGGATCAGGTTGCGGCGTACTTCTTCGCTGCTCAATTTTGCCAGCGCTTCAGGTGCGTAGCGTTCGAACTCGATTTCGTCGTTGCCTTCAACGGCAATCACGACTGACTGAAGTACGCGCTTTTCGCCACGGTGAATCGCGGCGATTTTGCCTGAAGCCGGGGCAGTAAATACTACGCCCGGATTCTTTTTGTCTTCAAACAGCACTTGGCCTTTTTTGACGGCTTCACCTTCCTTGATTTTCATCGAGGGGCGCATGCCGACATATTCTTCGCCAAGCAACGCGACTTCGGTAATGGCCGGGCTGTCATAAATGACTTGCTCCGGTCTGCCTGCGATAGGCAGGTCTAAGCCTTTTTTTATCTTAATCATAAGGATGCGTTACTTTTTGGTGGGTTGAGATTCGGATGTCGGATTGTTTTTTCAGACAGCATGTAATGCTTTGAAACAACGGATGGGCCGTCTGAAAAAAGCAGAGGTTTGCTATAAAAACAACGAATAAACGCAAACAACAAAGCTTTAGATTTTATCAGGTATAGGCTGCTTTATGTCAGTTTTACGCTTATTTTTACGGGAAAAGTGGGAAAAAAGTAGGAATGTGTAATCGAGTGTTAAGGGGAATGATTTTTAACTGATTGATATTTAAACGCTATGTTTGATGATATAGCTGAAAATAAAAGGCCGTCTGAAATTCAGACGGCCTCTAAGTTTAAAAGAGCTGCCAAACGAAGAAAATCATCGTATGCAGGGCAAACAGCGGTACCAATACAATCACCGACCATGCCATATAGCCGAAGAAGGAAGGCATTGGTACGCCGCGTTGTTCGGCAATGGCTTTGACCATGAAGTTCGGCGCATTACCGATATAAGTGAGCGCGCCCATAAATACGGAACCCATGGATACTGCCAGCAGCGAATGGAACAGGTGGCCTGTCATCAAGGCTTGGGCATCGCCACCGGCCATATTGAAGAACACCAAATAAGTCGGCGCGTTATCCAAGAATGCCGACAAAATGCCGCTCATCCAGAAATACATCACATTAATCGGGTTGCCTGCCGCGTCGTGAACCAACGAAACAACGGAAGCCAATGCGCCTGTTTCACCGGCTTTCAAAATCGCCAAAACAGGCGAAATGGTAATGAAAATACCCAAAAACAGTTTGCCCACTTCGGCAATCGGCTCGAAGTTGAACTCATTACCTGCGCGTACCTGTTTGGGCGTAATAATCCAAGATACGGCGGTCAGAGCCAGCAAAATACCATCGCGTGCCAAGTTTTGCAGTGCATAGTGGCTGCCCAAAATCTCGAAACCCGGATGATTCGGCTGCCACAGGCCGGAGAGCAAAACTGCGCCGACTACGCCGGCCAGTAACAGGAAATTCCATTTGCCGTAAATTTTGACTTTTTCTTCTTTATCGGAAGGAGCGGGAGCGAGGTGTTCGCTTTGTTCACGCTTGAAGTGTCGGCTGTCGATGATGTAGAAAACGGCCAGCAAAATCACAGAACTGATCAATACAGGCATCAGCATGTGTTTGACCGTCCACATAAAATCTACGCCTTTCAGGAATCCTAAGAACAGAGGAGGATCGCCTAAAGGAGTCAG
This genomic interval carries:
- a CDS encoding Na(+)-translocating NADH-quinone reductase subunit A, whose product is MIKIKKGLDLPIAGRPEQVIYDSPAITEVALLGEEYVGMRPSMKIKEGEAVKKGQVLFEDKKNPGVVFTAPASGKIAAIHRGEKRVLQSVVIAVEGNDEIEFERYAPEALAKLSSEEVRRNLIQSGLWTALRTRPFSKIPAVDAEPFAIFVNAMDTNPLAADPTVIIKEAAEDFKRGLLVLSRLTERKIHVCKAAGADVPSENAANIETHEFGGPHPAGLSGTHIHFIEPVGANKTVWTVNYQDVIAIGRLFTTGRLNTERVIALGGSQVNKPRLLRTVLGAKVSQITAGELVDADNRVISGSVLNGAIAQGAHDYLGRYHNQISVIEEGRSKELFGWVAPQPDKYSITRTTLGHFLKNKLFKFNTAVNGGDRAMVPIGTYERVMPLDILPTLLLRDLIVGDTDSAQALGCLELDEEDLALCSFVCPGKYEYGPLLRKVLETIEKEG
- a CDS encoding NADH:ubiquinone reductase (Na(+)-transporting) subunit B, whose protein sequence is MGLKHFLEKIEPHFLPGGKHEKWYALYEAAATIFYTSGAVTRKAAHVRDALDSKRMMILVWLALFPAMFYGMYNVGVQAFGALTPDLLQQNIANDWHYALANALGINMSSEAGVLGKMLFGAIFFLPIYATVFVVGGFWEVLFATVRKHEINEGFFVTSILFALIVPPTLPLWQAALGISFGVVVAKEVFGGTGKNFMNPALAGRAFLFFAYPANITGDTIWTAVDGYSGATALAQWAAHGADGLKNAVTGQNISWMDAFIGNVPGSIGEVSTLALLIGGAFIVFTRIASWRIITGVMIGMIAMSSLFNFIGSDTNAMFSMPWYWHLVVGGFAIGMLFMATDPVSASFTNVGKWWYGALIGVMCVLIRVVNPAYPEGMMLAILFANLFAPIFDYFVAQANIKRRKARSNG
- a CDS encoding sodium:proton antiporter → MRSLSFLLLLAAFPAAASDFDGSSASLLWGLPFALILLSIALGPLFFSRIWHHHFGKITAFWTLLFLTPFIITFGFGAGVHTVAHALVEEYIPFILLLLALYTISGGIFVSGDLHGSPKLNTILLAVGTALSSIMGTTGAAMLMIRPLLKANHKRHYRVHIVIFFIFLVANIGGGLTPLGDPPLFLGFLKGVDFMWTVKHMLMPVLISSVILLAVFYIIDSRHFKREQSEHLAPAPSDKEEKVKIYGKWNFLLLAGVVGAVLLSGLWQPNHPGFEILGSHYALQNLARDGILLALTAVSWIITPKQVRAGNEFNFEPIAEVGKLFLGIFITISPVLAILKAGETGALASVVSLVHDAAGNPINVMYFWMSGILSAFLDNAPTYLVFFNMAGGDAQALMTGHLFHSLLAVSMGSVFMGALTYIGNAPNFMVKAIAEQRGVPMPSFFGYMAWSVIVLVPLFALHTMIFFVWQLF